The Amaranthus tricolor cultivar Red isolate AtriRed21 chromosome 2, ASM2621246v1, whole genome shotgun sequence genome contains the following window.
agtcgctgttactaacaacgacttaaggagttgacaactccttaagtcgctgttagtaacaacgactttcaactttttaatttttattttatttccctttattcgctgttagtaacagcgacttacccgaggttaggcttggacgtacgaaagcttattttgggacataagttttcccgaatcttatatttgaaattaagtagataaataatctcatttatttcaaattttccataaATATTCAGCGTACAGGCAGGCCCAAAAAAAGCCCAAATCCTGAGGAGTTCAAAACCCTAATGCCGCTTTTGACGTCCTCCTCCAACAAAACCCTAATACCCATCCTTTTTCGCCTCCTTCATTTCACTCGCCGAGAgagatagagagagagagagcgcGCGCAAAAAAGTACGAAAGCGTCCAACCATGGCGGCAGCAACACCATCACCGGTGAAATCAGTGCAATGCTTCGGTCGCAAAAAGACAGCTGTAGCAGTAACATACTGCAAATCTGGACGAGGTTTAATCAAGATCAATGGAACTCCAATCGAGTTAATTCAACCTGAGATTCTTCGTTACAAAGTGTTTGAACCAATTCTTCTTTTAGGTCGTCACCGCTTCAGCGGCGTTGACATGAGGATTCGTGTCAAAGGAGGTGGTCACACCTCTCAAATTTACGCAATTCGTCAGAGTATTGCTAAAGCTCTTGTTGCTTACTACCAGAAGTTTGTTGATGAACAACAGAAAAAGGAAATTAAGGACATTCTTGTCAGGTATGATCGTACTTTACTTGTTGCTGATCCTCGTCGTTGTGAGCCCAAGAAGTTTGGTGGTCGTGGTGCCCGTGCTAGGTTCCAGAAATCTTACCGTTgaaggagaaagagagaagatttacggagaagaaaaaagaatctttttgttatttttggagCTTTTTTTGCCCTTTTCGTTTAGGCGTTATTATGGATGTATGAGTCCTTTCTCTGTTTTTAACCGTTATTTCTGGTTGAAGTTTATATTGTCGGATTTTATATTATGATATGATATCTTAGTTGTTTTGTGCTGGATTAATcttatatgtttttatttgcATCTCACATTTTTATTGAATGATTAATATTGTGAATGAGTTTTGTGTGCAAATACAAAACTGAATGTATGACATTGTTGAATGATCAGTATTTTGAGTTCGGGTGATCTGTATTTGTTGTATGTTAAGAATGCCTAATTTTTGGAAGAAATGAAGATTGGAGATGATAATAGTTTGTTCATGTAGACTAAAGCGTTTATTGTTTAGGGTTTTCTGTGAAAAATGGTTCAAAACGTGTTTTGATCAAGAACTATAACATGACACATGCCTTTATTGCGCACGAACAAAAGAATGCTATGATTATTTTAGTTTTGCTATTTTTGAGGTTAACATTAGTTCTACTAAATGCTGAATTATGTACTCGATTGTTCATAAAACACTGTTATTAGTTGAAATTGTTTGGAAACTTATTGCACTCGTTTCCTTTAGTTGTAGGCATCTCGGCTAATTGTGCTAATATGCACTGCTTATATATGTCTGGTGTGAGCAGCTTTGAGGTGcatgaaaaaaaatttgtgGTTAGGTTTTTTAACATTCTGATTTGCTCTTCAGGGTGACATAAAAGGGGTAATTTGGTAAGCGTTTGTTACTCTGTCCTGTGGTTAATTCGATGGGAAGGTGGGAGAATGTATTTGAAGTTGGGTAAGACTAGCTAGGGGGATGGGTATTTGGtgggggagggggggggggggggggggattgGGAGAGGGGTGTCGAAGCTGTTAAGGTTGCAAAGGAGAGCAAGAATGTTTTCTTCTCATTTGGTGGTGACTTGGTTCAAATACAGGGGTTATGATTCTGTTAGTAATGGTGTTCAACTTTTATGTCATGTGGTGTATCAAGGAAGATGAATTTTGAGTGTGGAGCTTAAGACGATGTTCTATTTGTAGTGTTTTATTTATGGTTTGAGGAGCCTCCATTACAAATGTGCAGGAGGTGTAGAAAGTCATTGAGTTTGCTTATTTATGTCTATGGTCACTGGCTTAAATTGCTTTGAGGAGCTGCAATGTCATTTTTTGAAAGGCTGATTGGCTTTAAGGGTGTTTGTAGTCACAATGGATGATGTTTGGAGGGTAGATTTGATAACCTTTACTACTGTAGTTAAGCTGTTTTCTTTATAGCTTTGGGGGATGGTTATGGGGACTAAGGCTATTTGTCAGTGTTTGGCGGAGGACAACAGGACTGTTTTGTGTTTTGCATCTTGTGATGATGTGATTTAAATGCAATTTTTTTAGGTTAGCGATGGAGCTGCCTGCGATACAATTCAGTCTGTAATGGTGATTCACTTTTCTGTGTTATGGTGCATTAAGGAAGAGATAGAGAAAGGCTGTTTGTAGGGGAGTGTAAGGCTATCTTGTGGAGGCTCAAGGCTAAACCTTTTTGTGTGTATTAGTGACTGAAAATGTCTGTTTTGATCAATTAGATGATCTTTTGTTAGACAAGTCAGAAAGAAAGGAGAGCTTATTTTGTTGTAATTCAGTTTAGTTGACCTTGTGTTTGTGTAtattatctaagttaaaataGGCAAGACTTTTATGTGATCTTGTCATGGGGAGGCTTCATGCTAGCTTTTGTTGAGCTCAGTTCATTGTGGCTGTCAATTTTCTGAGCTTCCAACTAAATGCATGTTTCTGAGTAGGACTTTGGACTTAAGCCCAACAATAGTAAAGATCCTCGACTGTGTTCAGCTTAAATGAGCAAAATAATCCCAAAGCCTCTAGGATGAGCCAACACCTTACTGTTTCAGTACCAATTCTCTCTTATTTTATCTATAAGTTTGTCATCCATTTTTTTTCATCTCGAGTCTCCAACTAACAATGCCTTCTCCAACTAACTATATTAACATACCTTGGAAttcgattttttttaaaaaaattgtaatcaAGATTTTTTAAGTTCCTCCCTTCATTGTTGATATGAAcctattttgaattaaaaaaatttgtgtcGCTAAATTGGATTTATACTTTAGCATTGTTGATTTTATTAATGTAAACTGTTTTTGTTAGAATGAGTTCATCTTCGTATTTATTctgaatataaattttatttccaATCCCATAATGAATTTTGAACTTAAAACTTTTACGTGTCTAGTAGTAGGTTTGTCAAACAAATTGTGTTTGATTCGTGTTTTATATATAAATGGCTTAGAAATCTTTAACTCGAACATCATCCGAAATTACAATTATGTTCGGATCAGGATAACATAATTTTGATTTACTTAACTTGTTTAGAGTTTTTGTTTCCATTTTAGGGTCTTTTAACATTAACTAAATCTTactttttagattttaattttaacttatgcTTGTTTAAAttgtatttactatgaaaaaagaagggaatttctatatggtagcatccagttttcatgaaacACCAGTGGTAGTATTTTTGTGAGATTTTTCTATATAGTAGCATCTAGTTTATacactatctaactgccgtagtaTTTTcagttaaattcttgttaatttccgtttaatttatcattttgtaagatttttccacatggtagcatgcAGTTTTTGctcttaaatatttaattcaccattttaacatttaattcaccgattaatttatcaacgcccttaaatgtttTAACGATTACGTACATATGCATTAGTGCTTGGAACGCatcttttgaacttataaaatgcaccttttgagcttataaaatgGGCCTTTTGAGCTTTGTAATGCCGATAATTTGAAtgaataaaattgttacaacatttaagggcgttgataaattaatcagtgaattaagtgttaaaatggtgaattaaacatttgagagcaaaaattagatgctaccatgtagaaaaatcttacaaaataataaattaaacagaaattaacaagaatttaacggaaaatgctatggCAGTTaaatagtgcataaactggatgctgccatgtagaaaaatcttataaaagtgctatcactggcgtttcatgaaaactagatgctaccatgtggaatttccttaaaaagaataatattaaatgaactaagTTTATGATACTTATTGATTTGACTTGAAATTAATTCATATGATTAAATGGGTTATAAAGGTTAATTTCACGTTAAAAATTTTGATCTTAGTTTAACCCATTTAAACATTCTACCTTTTGATGTTGAGGCATAAGACGAAACCAGAAAAAAATATGAtgttaataatttaagaaaataaatttcgGTCtgtaaaaaaattacattcaacAACGATTAAGGGTAGAGCCATAAGATGATCCAAGTGAAATTTTTAGACTTTAAATTAGTAGGCCTATAGGACTTAACCGAATCTAATTTTTTGATGTATCTATctatttcattattatcatcatcatatccattGTATCctactcatagaaaactatggtcggggtctggggagggaaaaaagacgacagctcatacccatagaggagagtgcggtcaaaaaATTCCTCGGCTCGAAAAAGGttttcaaagagagagaaatctacaacttacaaatagaataaatgtACCTATTCATTTAAATTGTAAatacaattaaacaaattaatctAGTAAACTTTAAATAATACAACTATAATATGCTACCTTTGAAATATCAAACTAATTAATCACAATTTAAACCTATAATTGACAATTGACacggtaaataaaaaaaacagaataaaattGTGgagtaaaaggaaaaaaagaggTAGTGAAATTTGAATCACAAACACATgtttagaatatacattactctacCCACTCGTCAACTTAacctttttactattttttttaaaatttatatgatGTCAATTGACATAAACTCCTTAATTCTGCCTTTGAGTGAAAGTTTGTTTTCGAAGATGATTGAGATAATAACTCTTCCATTATATGAAAGatcgaaaaaaataagataaataaacaatttaattccgcatataagattcgggaaaacttatgtcccaaaataagcttccgtacatccaagcctagcctcgggtaagtcgctgttagtaacagcgaatgaggagaaaaaaaaaattaaaaggccctaagtcgctgttagtaacagcgacttaaggagttgaccagtcaaccccttaagtcgctgttagtaacaacgacttaaaaaaaaaattttttttttttaaaattttaatagtactGAACTTGAAGTCGCTGTAATTTATTGTTGTCACGGTACTACTTACTCAATTAATCTGTTTATTTAAGTAATTGGCATCATATTACCAAAACACCCCTTGACCTTTACAATGGACTTTGACTGATGGGCTTTCTTTTGGATCTCCCACCTTCCCGTATGACCCATAGGGTTTCTACTTCCATGATACCCTAACTTTCCTCCCTGGAAGTAACTACCAGTTGGACCTAACTTCCCCCTCACCCACATTCTTTGGTCATCCTCCTTCTGAGGTGGATAACTGCCCACTACCTTCCACTCTCCGTCATAACCACCAGCTGCTGCCCATTCTTCCCATGACCACTCCACCTCCCATTACCCCTACTACTCCCATAATGCTCCACCTCTTCTTAGAAAtaacttcccttcctcaccattataaataggggctaccatcaaggagggaggatcatctgaaaatagctttcctagtatccttgcttacattatTTCTTTAGCCTTCCCGaacactagcactagcactagcaatcctgatcccgaccttccttcttgcattcattctacaatctgtaattcattaatttccgatctacgttctaacttgagcgtcagaggggttttccgggagatcaccccccggacaaggctaacgcgttgttttgcaggaatttaAGTCACTTCCTCCCACGAGTTGCTCCacttgatcacacttctacctgtctccaggtattttaagtgtctttcgcacttcctcgtttcattaccgaaacagtttggcgccgtctgtggggagctaacaaaaagtcatggctcctaagaaAAATCCAACTCAAACCGctaccgtgcatagcacagatacagacacttcggcaggtcacgctaacaatcaagccgtgactcgtcgtgatctggacatgctagcacgaaatcTCACGGCTGCgttctctgaacaactccgcgccgtcataaataataccTCTACTCAACAACGAGTATTGGAGGACATGGCGGATCAGATAAAAAACTTGCAGGAACGAATTGAGCCCCATCATGAGATACCaaagtctcatgaatctcaagatgggaactcgaggacttcccactcCAGTAGACGTAATAAAAATAGGCGGGAGAGATCCAGAACCTACCCGCGTATCAGCAAGACGGATACACAAGACGGCgaatctaaaaccgcctctcaAGATGCCCGTACCTTCCTGGAGAGCAAGAAACGAAAGACGTCTGAGGACGTCCAATCTCTGGTGGATAAAAGAAGGGAGGAACGGAAGAAGGTACAACTCGCTGGATCTAGCCGTCCCCTCAGTCCCGCCACCGTGCCGCGGAATGAGGTCGACAAGAGTGTCCTTCCTGAAGAGCCCATATCAATAGTCTCTCCACTGGCCATGGAGATACTGAATGCTCCCAATCCCGGGAAAATAAAGGTCCCAAACATGGCAGCTTTCGATGGCACATCCTGCCCGCAGGAACACCTGACGGCGTATAAGAATCTTATGCTGCTGTACACCACTAAATCATCGTTATGGTGTAAGTTTTTTCCGACTACTCTTACCGGAGTAGCTttgacgtggtacacctcccttcccggaggaagcatccacaactttgcccaactagaAGGCAAGTTCCTGGGCCACTTTATAGCctcaagaaggcaggagaaatcaaacttccacttACTTAGCATCACTCAATTGGAAGGAGAGTCCATATCTTCCTATCTAAAGAAGTTCCATGAGGCGGTACTGGAAGTGACTGATTTGGAGGAGTCGGTTGCATTAAACGCcctgatcaacggaatgaaggcccaacggctgaagttccagttggtcgaaagTCAAGTGAAGACGTACGCagaggccatgaagcaatgccaaagctatgtcacggcctcggagatatgtcaggcacatgatCCGAAAAGGCGAAAATTTGAGAAGAAAGATGCCGGGTCCTCCCATCAACCTTCACGAAGCAGAGAGGAGCATTCTTCAAGGAGGGAGAAGaattacatgccgcgtcgtcctGCGCCGCCATCTgatatgggacctccacgagcCCGACACGTGTACGTTGCTGAAGGAGAAACTAGGACGCGGAATCTGGGAGACGGAGGTAACGACCCAATGTTCAATCGAAACAGGAGGGACATTTTCTTCGCTGTTCGAGATCAATTGCCAGCTCCACCTCCTGTTACCACCTcctctgataggcgcaactataatctgtggtgtgactaccacaaagagcacggccatactCTGGCACAATGCCGCGAACTAAAGCGCATCTTGCATCAGTTGGCTGACGAGGGAAAATTGTCCAGGTTCCTCAACAGGAGGGATTATGATGCTGGAAGAGAAGCGGAAAGGAGGCCGTGGCACCAGAGACGCAGATCCCCCAAGAGGGACGAAGCAagacgcgaaagttccaacactcaaggaactatcaacatgatttttgggggaTACACTGAGGAATATCCCACCATTCGCGCTGCGAAAAATAGCGTCCACACTTTGTTGAAAGGACCTCCAATGGCCGTATCCAAGGGACCGGTTATGAAATTCGACGCCACGACCTCGCAAACACTGCAACAGCCCCAtactgaccctctggtggtcacccTCAAAATTGGACAGATGAAGGTCAAAAGGGTACTCGTGGATACCGGAAGCACGGCTGATATcattacaatggagtgcttgagaaaaatgaagtttgaggAAAAGCACTTGCAGCCCCTAGACAAGCCactgattgggtttggaggaagtcaggtcattccactgggaacgatcattctccccgtacgggtaggagaaagaaatgaaagcagAACCATGCCCATACGGTTCACGGTGGTGGATCTCGCCTTTCCATACAATGCTATCATAGGACTCCCGCTCATCAACAAAATAAAGGCAGCCatcttccctcatcaactcCTGCTGCAATTTGAAAGGGATGATGGACAAGTAGGTATCCTCAAAGGAGATCAAGTCACAGCCCGACAATGTCTTATCTACACCTTGAAACGAGGAACCTCTGTCATCCCCTCCAAAAGAAAGAGGGAA
Protein-coding sequences here:
- the LOC130805878 gene encoding 40S ribosomal protein S16, encoding MAAATPSPVKSVQCFGRKKTAVAVTYCKSGRGLIKINGTPIELIQPEILRYKVFEPILLLGRHRFSGVDMRIRVKGGGHTSQIYAIRQSIAKALVAYYQKFVDEQQKKEIKDILVRYDRTLLVADPRRCEPKKFGGRGARARFQKSYR